In the genome of Bremerella sp. P1, the window CTCGGTGGGCAATTTAGCGCCGAGGCACTGGGAGCGATCGATGAGAACCGTGGACACGGATACAACGGCAAAGTTCCCATTCCTCGTAGCGGAATTTTTCGAGACGTCATTGATGCCATAGAAACAAAGAACGCCGAACTGTACGGCGGCGTTCGACGACCAGGCAACACGCGAGTTATTACGACCAGTCGTCCCGTCGTTTCCGAGCAAGTCTTCCGAGAGCTGCTAGCTCCCTATGAAGCTGCCGGCCAGATTCAACGCTACTCCAATTACGCGGTTGAATCGGTACTGACGGACAATGCTCGTGTGCATGGCGTTGTCTTCCGATCAACCGATGGAAAACCCAATCTGACTGTAAATGCCAAAATGACAATCGACGCCAGTGACTGGGGAGATGTCATTCAGAAGTCTGGGGCAGGGTGGGATGTTGGTATCGACGCCCGCCGCGAATACAACGAACCCAGCGCTCCCGAATCGGGAGAACCCAAGACAGACGTTAATCCAATCACGTGGTGCCTGATCGTCGAAGAGAATGAAGAGGACAGCTTAATCCCCCAACCTGAAGGCTACGACGAACGCTACTTTACGGGCCAATGGGGATGGATCGACGAGAAGTTTGCCTACACCACGCGCAGGCTTGTCGATGGTCATGGCTATGACCAAATCGATCACCCGGATGTCTTGCTCCTCAACACACCCCCGATTGATTACCCGTTGGATGTCTTTACTGCGGATGTCGCCAAGGCTTTGGAACAAACGGAACAGGGAGCATCTCAAAAACCATTGGCAGCCATGACGCCAGCTCAGCGGTCGATCGTTTTCGCGGATGCTCAGAATCACTCGCTCAAGTTCCTCTACTACCTGCAGCAAAAGTTTCCCAAGTTTCGGAAGATGGGGCTCAGCCCTGAATTCGGCACGGCGAATCATTTGCCGCCGAAACCGTACATCCGCGAGAGTATCCGACTTAGGGCCGAGCATGTCATCACGGAACAAGAAGTCCTGGGCTTCGAAGCACGGTCGAACTATGCCACGACCATGTTTCCTGATGCAGTCTTTTCGTGGCAGTTCGAGCTCGACTTTCATCCGACCAAGCGATCGTGGCGTACCGATCAGCTCGATAAGGGGCCTTGGGAGGCAAGCTTTCGTGGCAATCGTCGCTTTGGCCGTGAAGGTACCGGCCGGGCAGTCTTTCCCTTGCGAGCTTTAGTTCCTACAGGCATGGATGGCTTGCTGGGGGCTCAAAAGAATCTGGGCTACACCAGCATTGTCAGTTCTTCCTGTCGCTTGCACGATCAATCGATTCATGCTGGTCAGGCCAGTGGAGCAGTCGCCGCGGTTTCCATTCGGAATGACATTAGTCCTTCCCAGCTTCATAAACAACGAAAGCATCTCGCCGAGATCTGGGATGGTTTGCTCGACGCCGAAGACGGAGCCCCACTAGCCATCTGGCCTTTTGCCGATGTCGACCCGTTTGAGCCTGGGTTTGCGGCGATTCAACAACTGGCCCTACGACGAGTCCTAGAGCTGGGAGCCTCGGACACTTCATTCGAAGCTAACAAGCCCACCACGGATAGCTGGTACGCACAGATCTTGTCCAATGCCACCCGGCAAGGTTACGACGTCGCGGCTTTGAACGACATGTCGATTCCACCAACTCGTCGCGAGGCGGCCCAACAAATCTGGACGGTTCTGGCAAAGCAAACGACACCCAATTGGAAGCGACTCGATCCCACCGATGCCGATGCGGACGGATTGCCAGACGAGAAAGACCCTCTGCCATACACGCCAGGCAGCAAGTCCTGGAAGCCAGACCCGACTCGCGATGGCATTCCGGATCGTGCAGCACCATTCGGTGCCGGCGCGATCGCGATCAACTTTACCGCGGGTAGCAGTCCTGATGTCCCTGGTTTTCAGAAAGATGTGGGCAAGCCGTTTCAAACTAAGACTGGTTACGGATGGGCGCAAGATCTATCAAAAAACATCCGTGATCGCGGAGCCCATGACAAACCGCTGGCCAGCGCATTTGTCTTTACACGGAGGGAAGATGTGTGGGAATACACTTTGCCAGCAGGCCAGTACCGCGTTACGGTCTGCCTCGGAGACGCGGGGCATGAACAGGTTGGCCAGAACCTTCAGGTCGAGGGAAAAGTGATCGCCGAGCATCTAGACACGCAATCCGGAAGTTTTGCTGAGCTTGTCACCGATGTCACGATTGAAGACGGGCGATTAACCCTGACGTTGGGAACGCCTAAAGGCGGGAGCAATACGTGCATCAATTGGCTGATAGTTGAACCCATCACGCAGTAGCCTGCGTCCGCCCGGCATCCGTTCGTTACTACGCCAGGATGGGTTTGATCAAGTGTCCATGAACATCGGTCAGTCGGAAATCACGTCCTTGGAACCGATAGGTGAACCGTTCGTGATCAATGCCTAGCAGATGTAGGATGGTCGCCTGCAAATCATGGACATGCACAGGATCAACGACGGCATTGTGTCCAAACTCATCGGACTCGCCGTGAGAAAACCCTGGCTTAATGCCCCCACCAGCCATCCACAACGAGAACGCATACGGATGATGGTCA includes:
- a CDS encoding FAD-dependent oxidoreductase — translated: MTHSLLRSCFLVLSLVVLIPTLHAQEEVEADLLVVGGTESGCAAAVQAARMGVKRIVLVNDIEWLGGQFSAEALGAIDENRGHGYNGKVPIPRSGIFRDVIDAIETKNAELYGGVRRPGNTRVITTSRPVVSEQVFRELLAPYEAAGQIQRYSNYAVESVLTDNARVHGVVFRSTDGKPNLTVNAKMTIDASDWGDVIQKSGAGWDVGIDARREYNEPSAPESGEPKTDVNPITWCLIVEENEEDSLIPQPEGYDERYFTGQWGWIDEKFAYTTRRLVDGHGYDQIDHPDVLLLNTPPIDYPLDVFTADVAKALEQTEQGASQKPLAAMTPAQRSIVFADAQNHSLKFLYYLQQKFPKFRKMGLSPEFGTANHLPPKPYIRESIRLRAEHVITEQEVLGFEARSNYATTMFPDAVFSWQFELDFHPTKRSWRTDQLDKGPWEASFRGNRRFGREGTGRAVFPLRALVPTGMDGLLGAQKNLGYTSIVSSSCRLHDQSIHAGQASGAVAAVSIRNDISPSQLHKQRKHLAEIWDGLLDAEDGAPLAIWPFADVDPFEPGFAAIQQLALRRVLELGASDTSFEANKPTTDSWYAQILSNATRQGYDVAALNDMSIPPTRREAAQQIWTVLAKQTTPNWKRLDPTDADADGLPDEKDPLPYTPGSKSWKPDPTRDGIPDRAAPFGAGAIAINFTAGSSPDVPGFQKDVGKPFQTKTGYGWAQDLSKNIRDRGAHDKPLASAFVFTRREDVWEYTLPAGQYRVTVCLGDAGHEQVGQNLQVEGKVIAEHLDTQSGSFAELVTDVTIEDGRLTLTLGTPKGGSNTCINWLIVEPITQ